In the genome of Streptomyces liliifuscus, the window CTGCGAGGACGCCAACGGGCTCGGCCTCATCGCGCGCGGCCCGGACAGAAGCAAACTCATCGGCCAGGTCAGCGATCTCCTGCGGCGCTGGAGCCAGGAGAGGCCCGAGCAGCCCGTCGTCACCGGCTACCCCGCGGCCACACCCGACGACCGTCTCGCCGCCGGTGCCCACGTCAACCGCCGCGTGACCCGCCTGACCATCGGCTGGTGACCACCTTGAACTCCGTGGGCTCCAGCGTCACCAGACCGATGGGATAAGGACGTTCGACGGCCCCAAGGGGGCATGTCCTCGGCCCGGCGAGGAGATCCCATCTCAACGCAGGGGGCGGGGCACCCGGCAGTCTTCGACCGAAAACCCCGCCCCTGTACGTGAACGTTCTCGCAGGCGCCGCAGTACCGCACCCTGCGCGGGTGCCAGCCGAAACCGGTGCTGGAGCGGGCAGTCAGCTACACGATCCGTACGGCGCACTCGCTCTCGAGCTGTTCGGCAGAGCCCGGACATTCGACGGCGCGGCCAAGGCATCGCGAAGCCGTTCGATCTCCATCCGCTGGGCGGCGATCTGCGACAGAGCCCGTTCCCTGAAGTCCGTGAGACCGCCGATCTGCTCGTCACGCGCGGCGAGGCGCTCCTTCAGCCCGGAGACCTGTTCTTTGAGGCGCTCGATCTGTGCAGCCCGCGGGTCCGGAATCACGCCCGTTTCCCGAAGCTCGGCCAACCGGCGCTCGAACTCCTCCGCCAGGTGCTGGTAGGGACCTGGCCGCGGCGAGCCGTCGCGATTCTTCTTGGGATAGAAGCCGGTGCGGGTGACCCCGGCTTGGGCCGCGAGGGTCTTGATATCGCACTTGCTGCCTGCGGGAATTTCACCGGCAAGGAGCCGGTCCATGACGTGCCGAATGGCCGCCTCGTTGTCCCGTCGGGTCTCGTCGCTGATGCGGGCCACGTCATGCCCCCGTTCCGGAGTTCACGTCAATCTCGGACAACACCCGTTCATCGCGGGCAAGCTCCGCACCCAGCCGGGCCTTCTCCGTCCGCTGCGCGCGCCCGATGGTGGCGATGAACACCTTCTTGCTCTCCGCGCTAGCCGCCCACACCGGGCGGTGCCCGGCATGGTGGGTGGCCTGGGGGCACCGCGCTGAATCGCACATGCCGATCAAGGGCTCTGTCGCCCCGCGGGCGTGGGCCCCTGCGAGCTTGAGGCACAGCGCCTTGGACGGATCGAGGAACCAGCAGTAGTTCGCCGGCCCCAGGTGCAGGGCCTTGGCCCGCTTGGCGAGCAGGTTCGTCACCTCCTGGTCGCTGCGCTTGATGTTCGGCGCCCCGGAGGAATCCAGCTGTTCGTCGACGAACGCGAAGAAGTCCAGGAGGTCGCTGGCGCCAGGCCCCGCAGGCCGGATACCGTTCTGGTAGTCGCGGAAAGCGTCGAGAGCGACGCGCATCTTGTGCTCTCGCTCCTCTTGGCCGAACTCGGCCATCAGCACCGACTGGGCCCCACCGGGGCGGTCCGCATAGCCCTCCG includes:
- a CDS encoding protein-L-isoaspartate O-methyltransferase — protein: MTARPACEDANGLGLIARGPDRSKLIGQVSDLLRRWSQERPEQPVVTGYPAATPDDRLAAGAHVNRRVTRLTIGW